The following proteins come from a genomic window of Iamia sp. SCSIO 61187:
- the arsB gene encoding ACR3 family arsenite efflux transporter → MLRVPSTATTTADPTEEAVLERLSLLDRFLPVWILAAMAVGLALGRLVPGLDDALDAVKVDSVSLPIAVGLLLMMYPVLAKVRYSRLGAVTGDRRMLGASLVLNWVIGPALMFALAWIFLPDLPEYRTGLIIVGLARCIAMVLIWNDLACGDREAAVFLVAINSVFQIAAYSVLGWFYLELLPGWLGLGDGERLDVGIWDITRAVLIFLGIPLLAGYLSRAVGERTKGRDWYEERFLPTIGPVALHGLLFTIVVLFALQGDAITSEPLDVARIAVPLLVYFGLMWGGAFALGLRLGLTYDRNATVAFTAAGNNFELAIAVAISVFGVTSGQALAGVVGPLIEVPVLIGLVYVALWARRRFYPNRPLAPSA, encoded by the coding sequence CTGCTGAGGGTGCCCTCCACGGCCACCACCACCGCCGACCCGACCGAGGAGGCGGTCCTCGAGCGCCTGTCGCTCCTGGACCGCTTCCTCCCGGTCTGGATCCTCGCGGCCATGGCCGTCGGCTTGGCCCTAGGCCGTCTCGTGCCCGGCCTCGACGACGCCCTCGACGCCGTGAAGGTCGACTCCGTGTCGCTCCCGATCGCCGTCGGGCTGCTGCTGATGATGTACCCGGTGCTGGCCAAGGTCCGGTACTCCCGCCTGGGCGCCGTCACCGGAGACCGGCGCATGCTCGGGGCCAGCCTGGTCCTGAACTGGGTGATCGGTCCGGCGCTGATGTTCGCCCTGGCCTGGATCTTCCTCCCGGACCTGCCGGAGTACCGGACCGGGCTCATCATCGTTGGCCTGGCTCGGTGCATCGCCATGGTGCTCATCTGGAACGACCTGGCGTGCGGGGACCGCGAGGCGGCCGTGTTCCTGGTGGCCATCAACTCGGTGTTCCAGATCGCCGCCTACTCGGTCCTGGGGTGGTTCTACCTGGAGCTCCTCCCCGGGTGGCTCGGGCTGGGCGACGGCGAGCGCCTCGACGTCGGCATCTGGGACATCACCCGCGCCGTGCTCATCTTCCTCGGGATCCCGCTCCTGGCCGGCTACCTCAGCCGAGCCGTGGGCGAGCGGACGAAGGGGCGGGACTGGTACGAGGAGCGGTTCCTCCCGACGATCGGTCCCGTCGCCCTCCACGGCCTGCTGTTCACGATCGTCGTGCTCTTCGCCCTGCAGGGCGACGCCATCACGTCCGAGCCGCTGGACGTGGCCCGCATCGCGGTGCCGCTGCTCGTCTACTTCGGCCTCATGTGGGGCGGCGCCTTCGCCCTCGGGCTGCGCCTGGGCCTGACCTACGACCGCAACGCGACCGTCGCCTTCACCGCGGCCGGCAACAACTTCGAGCTGGCCATCGCCGTGGCCATCAGCGTCTTCGGCGTCACCTCCGGCCAGGCCCTCGCCGGCGTCGTGGGGCCGCTCATCGAGGTGCCGGTCCTCATCGGGCTCGTCTACGTCGCCCTGTGGGCCCGGCGCCGCTTCTACCCGAACCGTCCCCTCGCCCCGTCGGCATGA
- a CDS encoding SRPBCC domain-containing protein, which produces MVDILHKVGVRTDSPQSVYEALTTIDGLSSWWTNETDGDGDQGGVVRFRFGDKGGFDMEVLEAVPAKRVRWRVADGPEEWIDTTVTFDLEQDGDHTKVLFAHRDWREPVEFMHHCSTKWASYLLSLKALVETGAGAPAPNDVKIDSWD; this is translated from the coding sequence ATGGTGGACATCTTGCACAAGGTGGGGGTCAGGACCGACTCCCCGCAGAGCGTGTACGAGGCGCTCACGACCATCGACGGGCTCTCGTCCTGGTGGACGAACGAGACCGACGGCGACGGGGACCAGGGCGGTGTCGTCCGCTTCCGGTTCGGCGACAAGGGCGGCTTCGACATGGAGGTGCTCGAGGCCGTCCCCGCCAAGCGGGTCCGGTGGCGGGTGGCCGACGGCCCCGAAGAGTGGATCGACACGACCGTCACCTTCGACCTCGAGCAGGACGGCGACCACACCAAGGTCCTGTTCGCCCACCGCGACTGGCGCGAGCCGGTCGAGTTCATGCACCACTGCAGCACCAAGTGGGCGAGCTACCTGCTGAGCCTCAAGGCCCTGGTCGAGACGGGCGCCGGCGCCCCGGCGCCGAACGACGTCAAGATCGACAGCTGGGACTGA
- a CDS encoding universal stress protein codes for MTESTIVVGIDGSPAADHALSWARAFAAPTGAEVRAVMTWEVPAYMISTVPLGPMTSPVEIVKDASRDTLDAAVKRAEGGPGPITTVLRHGPPVSTLLTEVAEHDADLVVVGTRGLGPVRRVLLGSVSARVARDATCPVAVVPLGAPVGSSGPIVVGVDGSAGSVAALRWAADRTDGPIHAVHVMEYPFGPEYAVEGLEFHGHEAFGHEVVDRTVAEALGERPDVTIGVTSGDARDVLTQVATTLRASAIVVGARGGSGLAGLGSVATSVASHADVAVVVVPPA; via the coding sequence ATGACCGAGTCCACCATCGTCGTCGGCATCGACGGCAGCCCGGCCGCGGACCACGCCCTGTCCTGGGCCCGGGCGTTCGCGGCGCCGACCGGTGCCGAGGTGCGGGCCGTGATGACGTGGGAGGTACCCGCCTACATGATCTCGACCGTCCCCCTCGGCCCCATGACCTCACCGGTCGAGATCGTGAAGGACGCCTCCCGCGACACCCTCGACGCCGCCGTCAAGCGGGCCGAGGGTGGTCCCGGCCCGATCACCACCGTCCTGCGCCACGGCCCGCCGGTGTCGACGCTGCTGACCGAGGTCGCCGAGCACGACGCCGACCTCGTGGTGGTGGGGACTCGCGGCCTCGGCCCCGTCCGCCGGGTGCTGCTGGGCTCGGTGAGCGCCCGGGTGGCCCGCGACGCCACCTGCCCGGTGGCGGTGGTCCCGCTCGGGGCGCCGGTCGGCTCCTCGGGTCCGATCGTCGTCGGCGTCGACGGCTCGGCCGGGTCGGTCGCTGCCCTGCGCTGGGCGGCCGACCGGACCGACGGCCCCATCCACGCCGTCCACGTGATGGAGTACCCCTTCGGCCCCGAGTACGCCGTGGAGGGCCTCGAGTTCCACGGTCACGAGGCCTTCGGGCACGAGGTGGTGGACCGCACCGTCGCCGAGGCCCTCGGCGAGCGGCCCGACGTCACCATCGGCGTGACCAGCGGCGACGCCCGCGACGTCCTCACCCAGGTCGCGACGACGCTCCGGGCCTCGGCGATCGTGGTCGGGGCGCGGGGCGGCTCGGGGCTGGCCGGGCTGGGGTCGGTCGCGACCAGCGTGGCGTCCCACGCCGACGTCGCCGTGGTGGTCGTCCCCCCGGCCTGA
- a CDS encoding metalloregulator ArsR/SmtB family transcription factor produces MSVAVDDDLWSAIGDPMRRRLVDLLLIEGESTATTLSDHLPVTRQAVAKHLGVLDRVGLVQGTTVGRERRYRVDPVQLGRAVAQLAAVEASWDGRLRRIKEIAEAIERRTRQSNS; encoded by the coding sequence ATGAGCGTGGCCGTCGACGACGACCTCTGGTCGGCGATCGGCGACCCCATGCGGCGGCGGCTGGTGGACCTGCTCCTCATCGAGGGCGAGTCCACCGCGACGACCCTGAGCGACCACCTCCCGGTGACCCGTCAGGCCGTGGCCAAGCACCTCGGGGTGCTCGACCGCGTCGGGCTGGTCCAGGGCACCACGGTGGGACGGGAGCGGCGCTACCGCGTCGATCCCGTCCAGCTGGGTCGGGCCGTCGCCCAGCTCGCGGCGGTCGAGGCGTCCTGGGACGGCCGGCTGCGGCGGATCAAGGAGATCGCCGAGGCGATCGAACGACGAACACGACAGAGCAACAGCTGA
- a CDS encoding helix-turn-helix transcriptional regulator has product MSTPSPTLEDTTATCCSTGVEVPLSDARAAVLAHTYAAVADPVRLKLLSLIAAAGELCSCDMTDPLGKSQPTVSHHTKILSEAGLIVGDKRGRWVYWSVVPAQEAFVRQVLDA; this is encoded by the coding sequence ATGAGCACACCCAGCCCGACCCTCGAGGACACCACCGCGACGTGCTGCTCGACGGGTGTCGAGGTCCCCCTCAGCGACGCCCGGGCGGCCGTGCTCGCCCACACCTACGCGGCCGTGGCCGACCCGGTGCGCCTCAAGCTCCTGAGCCTGATCGCCGCCGCCGGCGAGCTGTGCTCGTGCGACATGACCGACCCGCTGGGCAAGAGCCAGCCGACGGTCAGCCACCACACCAAGATCCTCTCCGAGGCCGGCCTCATCGTCGGCGACAAGCGGGGGCGCTGGGTCTACTGGAGCGTCGTGCCGGCGCAGGAGGCCTTCGTCCGCCAGGTCCTCGACGCCTGA
- a CDS encoding ArsI/CadI family heavy metal resistance metalloenzyme: MSRVQLALNVSNIDEAVAFYSKLFATEPAKRKPGYANFAIVEPPLKLVLIEGAGGGTLNHLGVEVESGEEVRAAEARLADDGLATTGVDDTTCCYALKTETWVNDPDGAPWEVYVKTGDAEQMSSTVHGRDEPAQCCAPAAMSEAVALGSAPSC; this comes from the coding sequence GTGTCTCGTGTCCAGCTCGCCCTCAACGTCTCGAACATCGACGAGGCTGTCGCCTTCTACTCCAAGCTGTTCGCCACCGAGCCGGCCAAGCGCAAGCCCGGCTACGCCAACTTCGCCATCGTCGAGCCGCCCCTGAAGCTCGTGCTGATCGAGGGCGCCGGCGGCGGCACGCTGAACCACCTCGGCGTCGAGGTCGAGAGCGGCGAGGAGGTGCGGGCCGCCGAAGCCCGCCTGGCCGACGACGGCCTGGCCACCACGGGCGTCGACGACACGACCTGTTGCTACGCCCTCAAGACCGAGACCTGGGTCAACGACCCCGACGGCGCCCCGTGGGAGGTCTACGTCAAGACCGGCGACGCCGAGCAGATGAGCTCCACCGTCCACGGCCGCGACGAGCCGGCGCAGTGCTGCGCGCCGGCGGCGATGAGCGAGGCCGTCGCCCTGGGCTCGGCCCCGTCCTGCTGA
- a CDS encoding SRPBCC domain-containing protein, translating to MQNQTIEREIHVEASPEVVFEVVTSPEHLREWWPDDAVIEPTPGAVGELVFGDRSSPDAQIPQVTVVDAVPSRLFSFRWVYPDDEAAAPGNSLLVTFELVPADGGTLVRMTETGFAEKDWAAAELEEQYRDHVSGWDHFIPRLGTYVARLVATS from the coding sequence ATCCAGAACCAGACGATCGAGCGGGAGATCCACGTCGAGGCCTCGCCCGAGGTGGTCTTCGAGGTGGTGACCAGCCCGGAGCACCTCCGGGAGTGGTGGCCCGACGACGCCGTCATCGAGCCCACGCCCGGCGCCGTGGGCGAGCTCGTCTTCGGCGACCGCTCCTCCCCTGACGCCCAGATCCCGCAGGTCACGGTGGTCGATGCCGTGCCGTCCCGCCTGTTCTCGTTCCGCTGGGTCTACCCCGACGACGAGGCGGCGGCGCCGGGCAACTCCCTGCTGGTGACCTTCGAGCTGGTCCCGGCCGACGGCGGGACCCTCGTCCGCATGACCGAGACCGGCTTCGCCGAGAAGGACTGGGCCGCGGCCGAGCTCGAGGAGCAGTACCGCGACCACGTCTCGGGGTGGGACCACTTCATCCCCCGGCTCGGCACCTACGTCGCCCGGCTGGTGGCGACGTCATGA
- a CDS encoding MFS transporter has protein sequence MSLPPTPSRPAAGARDRPLGPGFDALLRGSLITNTGDGIRLAALPLLAASLTSSPLLISAVTAAQYLPWATFAPLGGVIVDRRDRRQTILVTQTWRALVMVALAASVGLDLVAIWQLCVVAFVVTVGEIMVDPAIVALVPTVVEDEDLDRANGRIASAEIVTNDFAGGPIGAVAFGLAPWLPFVIDGASYLGSVLPFRRLPTERPRPSRPDPRPDGRRTRRDEALEGFTWLRRHLVLGPLTAAQVVSYLGASAGLSLLVVLVTIELDASALTFGAVLAAGALGAVVGSLAGGRVARAVGVRATLAGAVAAQGATLAAAAISRSALLVVVLWLLNGLPAGAQRPIARSMQQRLTPNHLLGRINVTARIFTRGIIIVGALAAGALATATSVRGALALGGVVQLVAAALVWRALAPSRLR, from the coding sequence GTGAGCCTCCCCCCGACCCCCTCGCGGCCCGCCGCCGGCGCCCGGGACCGACCCCTGGGACCGGGGTTCGACGCTCTCCTCCGGGGCTCGCTGATCACCAACACCGGCGACGGCATCCGGCTGGCCGCGCTGCCGCTGCTCGCCGCGTCGCTGACCTCGTCGCCGCTGCTCATCAGCGCCGTCACCGCCGCCCAGTACCTGCCGTGGGCGACCTTCGCCCCCCTCGGGGGTGTCATCGTCGACCGGCGCGACCGACGGCAGACCATCCTCGTCACCCAGACCTGGCGGGCCCTCGTGATGGTCGCCCTCGCCGCCTCGGTCGGGCTGGACCTGGTGGCGATCTGGCAGCTCTGCGTCGTGGCGTTCGTCGTCACCGTCGGCGAGATCATGGTCGATCCCGCCATCGTCGCCCTGGTGCCGACGGTCGTCGAGGACGAGGACCTCGACCGGGCCAACGGTCGCATCGCCAGCGCCGAGATCGTCACCAACGACTTCGCCGGCGGTCCGATCGGCGCCGTTGCGTTCGGCCTCGCCCCCTGGCTCCCCTTCGTGATCGACGGCGCCAGCTACCTGGGATCTGTCCTCCCCTTCCGTCGCCTCCCGACCGAGCGGCCCCGCCCGTCCCGTCCCGATCCCCGCCCCGATGGGCGGCGCACCCGTCGGGACGAGGCCCTCGAGGGCTTCACCTGGCTGCGGCGCCATCTCGTCCTCGGCCCCCTCACCGCCGCCCAGGTCGTCTCCTACCTCGGGGCATCCGCCGGCCTCAGCCTGCTGGTCGTGCTCGTCACCATCGAGCTCGACGCCTCGGCCCTCACGTTCGGGGCCGTGCTCGCGGCCGGCGCGCTGGGCGCCGTGGTCGGATCGCTCGCCGGTGGCCGCGTCGCCCGGGCCGTCGGCGTCCGCGCCACGCTGGCCGGGGCCGTCGCCGCCCAGGGGGCCACGCTCGCCGCCGCCGCCATCAGCCGCTCCGCCCTCCTCGTCGTCGTGCTGTGGCTCCTCAACGGCCTCCCCGCCGGGGCGCAGCGACCGATCGCCCGGAGCATGCAGCAGCGGCTCACGCCGAACCACCTCCTCGGGCGGATCAACGTGACCGCCCGGATCTTCACCCGTGGGATCATCATCGTCGGGGCCCTCGCCGCCGGCGCCCTCGCCACCGCCACAAGCGTCCGCGGGGCCCTGGCCCTCGGCGGCGTCGTCCAGCTCGTCGCCGCCGCCCTCGTCTGGCGCGCCCTCGCCCCGTCCCGTCTCCGCTGA
- a CDS encoding ABC transporter substrate-binding protein, whose protein sequence is MRRSLSRQLVTAALAVVMLTVGCSGKGDDGGGGSTEVDEAGDPVRGGSVTYALEAETGGGWCLPESQLAISGIMVARSIYDTLTVPAEDGTYVPYLAEAVEHDETYTTWTITVRDGVTFHDGTPLTAEVVKNNLDAIRGAPGEHARSALLGIFVLQNVDSVEVSGTRDVVVTMKTPWVAFDAYLYGSGRFGIMAQAQLDDTEGCNRRLIGTGPFVLEDPTDWVEGREFRAVRNPDYWQDAPDGEPYPYLDEIVFTPVLEAEQRLNGLLAGDLDAAHFSGPEDILEIRDLTEDGTLASTDSAANAEVGFLQLNTSEPPFDDVRVRRAIALAIDRDQLRDTFQDGDDSFEDATGPYPPESPGYLDDTGFPLEVDLDGARRLIAEYESDVSPLRPVVYQATPAAGTQELAVFIQQSLAEVGFEIDIEVVQQDALIDNAISGDYDLMAFRNYPGGDPDGMYVWLRSGSPVNFSRIADPEIDRLLDEGRAEPDPAAQDRIYQDLNRRLGEQAYSIWLTYTTWMVASSPNVHGYSPETAPDLPDGSRPSLGLATGHATLGLWRDDA, encoded by the coding sequence GTGCGCAGGTCCCTGTCCCGTCAGCTGGTCACCGCCGCCCTGGCGGTGGTGATGCTCACCGTTGGGTGCAGCGGCAAGGGGGACGACGGCGGCGGCGGGAGCACCGAGGTCGACGAGGCCGGCGACCCGGTGCGCGGCGGCTCGGTGACCTACGCGCTGGAGGCCGAGACCGGCGGCGGGTGGTGCCTGCCCGAGTCGCAGCTCGCCATCTCGGGGATCATGGTCGCCCGCTCGATCTACGACACCCTCACCGTCCCGGCCGAGGACGGCACCTACGTCCCCTACCTGGCCGAGGCGGTCGAGCACGACGAGACCTACACGACGTGGACGATCACGGTCCGCGACGGGGTGACCTTCCACGACGGCACGCCCCTGACGGCCGAGGTGGTCAAGAACAACCTCGACGCCATCCGCGGGGCGCCGGGCGAGCACGCCCGCTCCGCCCTGCTGGGCATCTTCGTGCTGCAGAACGTCGACAGCGTCGAGGTGTCCGGGACGCGCGACGTGGTCGTCACCATGAAGACTCCCTGGGTCGCCTTCGACGCCTACCTCTACGGCAGCGGCCGCTTCGGGATCATGGCCCAGGCCCAGCTGGACGACACAGAGGGCTGCAACCGCCGGCTGATCGGTACCGGGCCGTTCGTGCTGGAGGACCCGACGGACTGGGTGGAGGGCCGGGAGTTCCGGGCGGTGCGCAACCCCGACTACTGGCAGGACGCACCCGACGGTGAGCCGTACCCGTACCTCGACGAGATCGTGTTCACGCCGGTCCTGGAGGCCGAGCAGCGGCTGAACGGCTTGCTGGCCGGCGATCTCGACGCCGCCCACTTCTCCGGGCCCGAGGACATCCTCGAGATCCGGGACCTCACCGAGGACGGCACCCTGGCCAGCACCGACAGCGCGGCGAACGCCGAGGTCGGGTTCCTCCAGCTCAACACGTCCGAGCCGCCGTTCGACGACGTGCGGGTGCGGCGGGCCATCGCCCTGGCCATCGACCGGGACCAGCTCCGGGACACCTTCCAGGACGGCGACGACAGCTTCGAGGACGCCACCGGCCCCTATCCGCCCGAGTCGCCTGGATACCTGGACGACACCGGCTTCCCGCTGGAGGTCGACCTCGACGGGGCCCGCCGCCTGATCGCCGAGTACGAGAGCGACGTCAGCCCGCTGCGGCCGGTCGTGTACCAGGCGACACCGGCCGCCGGCACCCAGGAGCTGGCCGTCTTCATCCAGCAGTCGCTGGCCGAGGTCGGCTTCGAGATCGACATCGAGGTCGTCCAGCAGGACGCGCTGATCGACAACGCCATCAGCGGCGACTACGACCTGATGGCGTTCCGCAACTACCCGGGCGGCGACCCCGACGGGATGTACGTGTGGCTGAGGAGCGGGTCGCCCGTGAACTTCAGCCGGATCGCCGATCCCGAGATCGACCGGCTCCTCGACGAAGGCCGGGCCGAGCCCGACCCGGCGGCCCAGGATCGGATCTACCAGGACCTCAACCGGCGGCTCGGCGAGCAGGCCTACAGCATCTGGCTCACCTACACGACCTGGATGGTGGCCTCCTCCCCGAACGTCCACGGCTACAGCCCCGAGACCGCCCCGGACCTCCCCGACGGTTCCCGCCCGTCCCTCGGCCTGGCCACCGGCCACGCGACCCTCGGCCTCTGGCGCGACGACGCCTAG